TCCTGCACCTCGTCGGGGGTCCCCGAGGGGAACCCGCGGGCGGGCAGGACGGTGAGTCGCGCGTCGTCGCCGTCGGGGGCGTCGGGTTCGGTCGCCCAGCCGGTCCCGGGGTCGGCCAGGACCGGCGCCGCGACCCCCGCTTCGGGCGCGTCGTCGTCGCGGTCGGCGTCGGTGACTAAGGCGGGCGTCGTCACCGGCGAGTCGAGGCGCACCTCGGCGAGACGGGCCGCCCCGTCGCGCTCGTGGACCTCGAAGTGGTCGGTCATATCCACCTCGTCGGTGTCGGCCGGGATGAGGCTATCGTCTCGGGCCGTTCGGCGCCGTCTCGGTGACTCGGCCGCGATCGTTCGTCTCGCCTCGTCGCGCTACCGAGTCGTTTAGGTGGGGCCACCGAGACGGGCAGGTATGCTCGTGACGCTGGAGGGGCTCGACGGCAGCGGGAAGTCCTCTGCGGCCGCCCACCTCGCCGAGAGCGACGCCCTGCCCGCCGACGCGGTGTTCACCCGCGAGCCCACCGACTCGTGGTACGGCGAGGCGGTCGCCCGTTCGATCGGCGACCCCGACGCCGACTCGCTGGCCGAGCTGTTCCTCTACACCGCCGACCACGCCGACCACCTCGACCGGGTGGTCCGGCCGGCGCTCTCGGAGGGCCGGCTCGTCGTCTCCGACCGCTACTCCGACTCCCGGTACGCCTACCAGGGCGCGACGCTCGACGCCCACCCGCACCTCGACGTTTCCGATCCGCTCGACTACGTCCGCGACGTACACGCTCCCTTCACTCGCCGCCCGGACGCGACGGTCTACCTCGACGTCGACCCCGAGACCGGCGCCCGCCGGGCGGGGTCGACCAACAAGATGGAGCAGGTGGGGTTCCTCGAATCGGTCCGCGAGAACTACGAGCGACTGATCGACGACGACCCCGAGCGGTTCGTCCGGATCGACGCGACCCGCCCCCAGGAAGCGGTGCTCTCGGACGTGGAGTCGGCCGTGCTGGACGTGCTGGGGGAGTGAGCTCGCGGTGCGGTCCGCGCCGGCGGGCTCCGGCGTCGCGGCGACCGGTCAGCGGTTCTCGTAGCGGCTGGGTCGCTCGTCCCTGTCCCAGCGCTCGGGCAGGTCCACCTCGTCGGGGGAGGGCATCCAGAAGTAATCGAAGGTGATGCCCGCCACCGTCGGCAGGAGGATGATCAGCGTCACGACGGCGCCGGCCGACCCCAGGTTCGGTCCCAGCGGCAGGATGCCGCTGAAAAACAGCGTCGACAGCAGTAACGCGAAGGGCACGAGGACGCCGGCGTAGAGGAACCCACCCCACCGGGTCGACAGGCGCACGCGGAAAAAGCGCGTCATCAGGGCGGCGACCGCGCTGTGGACGACGATCAGGAAGACCAGTTCGACCGCGTCGACGGCGGTGACCATACCGGCCGTTGGCGCCGCGCGCTCTTTGAGGTGTCGACTGCGAGCGGGCGCCGTCTCGGCCGGGTCGCCGTCCGGACCGACGCAATCGCTTTCCCGCCGCCGCTCCACAGTCTACGGCATGCACCGCGTCATCGGCGAGCGGTCGCTGAGCGAGACGAGCGTCGACCCGGACCTGGCGCGCGCGCTGCTTCGGGACATCGTCCGCGCTCGCGTCTTCGACGAGCGGGCGGTCGCGCTCCAGCGCCGCGGGTGGATGAGCGGCTATCCCCCCTTCGTGGGCCAGGAGGGGTCCCAGGTCGGCGCCGCCCGCGCCCTGACCGACGACGACTGGCTCTTCCCGACCTACCGCTCGAACGCCATGCAGCTCGCCCGCGGTCGCTCGCCCGCCGATATCCTCCGGTTTCGCCGCGGGTTCTCCGAGTACGAACCCGCGGACGGGTCGGAGACCCACGCCGGCCGGCGGCCGGTCACGTTCACGCAGGCGACGCCGATCGCGACCCAGCTCCCCCACGCGGTCGGCGCGGGGATGGCCGCCGCACACCGCGGCGACGAGCGCGTCGCGTGCGCCTGTCTCGGCGACGGCGCCACGAGCGAGGGGGACTTCCACGAGGCCCTCAATTTCGCGGGCGTGTTCTCGGCGCCGGTCGTCTTCTTCTGCGAGAACAACGGCTGGGCGATCAGCGTGCCGACCGACCGCCAGACCGCGAGCGAGACCGTCGCCGGGAAGGCCCGCGCCTACGGGTTCGAGGGCGTGCGAGTCGACGGCAACGACCCGGTCGCGGTCTACGAGACCGTCGCCGAGGCCCGGGAGTCGGCGCTGTCGGGCGACCCGGTCCTCGTCGAGAGCCTGACCTACCGGCAGGGGGCGCACACCACCAGCGACGACCCCGACCGCTACCGCGACGCCGCGGCCGAGGACCTGCCCGACTGGCGGACCGCCGACCCGCTGGAGCGGTACGGCGACTACCTGCGCGAGGCGGGCGTCGTCGACGATGGGTTCGTCGAGGCGGCGCGCGAGGCGGCCGAAGGCGAGATCGACGAGGCCGTGGCGGCCGCGGAGAGGAGCGAGCGCGACCCCGGCGACGTGTTCGACCACGCCTACGCGGCGCTCCCGCCTCGGGTCCGCGACCAGCGCCGGGCGGTCGCCGAGCGAGCCGCCGGCGACCGGCCCGCCGCCGGGAGCGAGGGGCTCCCGGGCGACGAGTCGCGGGAGTGACCGAAATCGGTGCCGAACGGCGGGCGGCGAGCGGAGGGCGACGGGGTCCGACCGCGGGAGCGGTCAGT
The window above is part of the Halosimplex rubrum genome. Proteins encoded here:
- the tmk gene encoding dTMP kinase; amino-acid sequence: MLVTLEGLDGSGKSSAAAHLAESDALPADAVFTREPTDSWYGEAVARSIGDPDADSLAELFLYTADHADHLDRVVRPALSEGRLVVSDRYSDSRYAYQGATLDAHPHLDVSDPLDYVRDVHAPFTRRPDATVYLDVDPETGARRAGSTNKMEQVGFLESVRENYERLIDDDPERFVRIDATRPQEAVLSDVESAVLDVLGE
- a CDS encoding thiamine pyrophosphate-dependent enzyme, with translation MHRVIGERSLSETSVDPDLARALLRDIVRARVFDERAVALQRRGWMSGYPPFVGQEGSQVGAARALTDDDWLFPTYRSNAMQLARGRSPADILRFRRGFSEYEPADGSETHAGRRPVTFTQATPIATQLPHAVGAGMAAAHRGDERVACACLGDGATSEGDFHEALNFAGVFSAPVVFFCENNGWAISVPTDRQTASETVAGKARAYGFEGVRVDGNDPVAVYETVAEARESALSGDPVLVESLTYRQGAHTTSDDPDRYRDAAAEDLPDWRTADPLERYGDYLREAGVVDDGFVEAAREAAEGEIDEAVAAAERSERDPGDVFDHAYAALPPRVRDQRRAVAERAAGDRPAAGSEGLPGDESRE